In Candidatus Sedimenticola sp. (ex Thyasira tokunagai), the following proteins share a genomic window:
- a CDS encoding NUDIX domain-containing protein codes for MTEVIPEIRNAARALIVRRGKILLLRKEGGGRGERFALPGGAQNTGETLKAALDRECREEIGTSVDIGDLIHVVDYFKLRDTQPPTKRHLVEFLFQCAIPDDYSPHSGYHPDKHQVGVLWIDLHLLAGLPLFPQYLSTCIPHNADRALYLGTFHDNAAS; via the coding sequence ATGACAGAAGTGATACCAGAGATCCGAAATGCGGCACGTGCCCTGATTGTCCGGCGGGGGAAGATTTTACTACTCAGAAAAGAGGGTGGTGGTCGTGGTGAGCGGTTCGCTCTACCGGGTGGAGCACAGAATACCGGTGAGACGCTGAAAGCAGCTCTTGACAGAGAGTGCCGGGAAGAGATCGGCACCTCTGTTGATATCGGTGATCTTATTCACGTGGTTGACTACTTTAAACTGCGGGATACTCAGCCGCCTACCAAGCGACATCTGGTAGAGTTTCTCTTCCAGTGCGCCATTCCTGACGACTACTCCCCACACAGCGGTTACCACCCGGACAAGCATCAGGTTGGTGTCCTCTGGATTGATCTTCATTTGCTCGCAGGATTGCCACTTTTTCCTCAATACCTTTCGACCTGTATCCCGCATAATGCGGATAGGGCACTCTACCTGGGAACTTTCCATGACAATGCAGCTTCCTAA
- a CDS encoding PhoU domain-containing protein — MTMQLPKGIRDNLHFLCVEVDSQVANLQTYFETPTVALARRILDRSGYAYNLKMRIHTSCLNKLSRCKEGGAETLTLRGVEFIATDLERIAELSRDCIKQMDYLINARCPESEAYGPMLERVRRGIKLLGPAILENDTRLALKIGQIESKLDRDYNRLLKHYIAALKQKKNTEDLTSALFVAHSVEQMGDALLDISESIISANLGQPVNFERYHSLQASVEDLETDEDMSDVQIERIAETRSGSAISGISAPDSGNDEYVAIFKEGKKRKLKEERQGVESWHEIYPGLAPKILSYKKRGQSASLLIEHLPGFTFEQILLNESPELLSETLDQLGGTLRSVWHETQTDKPVSANFIQQLEKRLSDVYKIHPEFQRGDSQVCGLGIPSFDSLVKRARDYEARLQSPFSVYIHGDFNVDNIIYDPMEQRINFIDLHRSCYMDYVQDISVFMVSNYRLQILDAPLRQRIMNLAKDFYRIARDYADKVGDETFELRLALGLARSFVTSTRFILDKTLARSMFLRSRYLLEQALAINPKKAGSFKTPVKEIFIG; from the coding sequence ATGACAATGCAGCTTCCTAAAGGCATCAGGGACAACCTGCACTTCCTGTGTGTCGAGGTCGACTCTCAGGTAGCTAACCTACAAACCTACTTTGAAACGCCCACGGTCGCTCTTGCCCGGCGTATTCTCGACCGCAGTGGTTACGCCTATAACCTGAAAATGCGTATTCACACCAGCTGTCTAAATAAGCTGTCCCGTTGCAAGGAGGGCGGTGCAGAGACACTGACGTTGCGCGGAGTGGAGTTTATCGCCACCGACCTGGAGCGTATCGCTGAACTTAGCCGTGACTGCATAAAGCAGATGGACTATCTGATTAACGCACGTTGCCCGGAATCTGAGGCGTATGGCCCCATGCTGGAGCGAGTCAGGCGCGGTATCAAACTGCTGGGACCCGCTATCCTGGAGAATGACACCCGGCTGGCGCTCAAGATTGGCCAGATCGAGTCTAAGCTTGATCGTGACTACAACCGACTGCTGAAACACTATATTGCTGCACTGAAACAGAAAAAGAATACCGAGGATCTGACCAGTGCCCTGTTTGTGGCACACAGTGTCGAGCAGATGGGGGATGCTCTGCTCGATATCAGCGAGTCCATCATCTCCGCCAACCTGGGCCAGCCCGTCAACTTCGAACGTTATCATTCACTACAGGCATCTGTGGAGGATCTTGAAACCGATGAGGATATGTCGGATGTACAGATTGAGCGGATTGCTGAAACCCGCTCAGGTAGTGCCATCTCCGGCATTAGTGCGCCCGACAGTGGGAATGATGAGTATGTCGCTATTTTTAAAGAGGGTAAGAAACGCAAACTCAAAGAGGAGCGTCAGGGCGTAGAGAGCTGGCATGAGATCTACCCCGGTCTGGCGCCTAAGATTCTCTCCTACAAGAAGCGTGGTCAATCCGCCTCTCTGCTGATCGAGCACCTGCCTGGCTTCACGTTCGAACAGATTCTTTTGAATGAGTCACCCGAACTGCTTAGTGAGACCCTTGATCAACTGGGTGGTACGTTGAGATCAGTGTGGCATGAAACACAGACCGACAAGCCGGTTTCCGCCAACTTCATCCAACAACTCGAAAAACGCTTGAGTGATGTCTACAAAATTCACCCTGAGTTCCAGCGGGGCGATTCACAGGTCTGTGGCCTGGGCATTCCCTCTTTCGACTCACTGGTCAAGAGAGCTCGCGATTACGAAGCCAGACTCCAGTCTCCCTTCTCGGTCTACATCCATGGTGATTTTAATGTGGATAACATCATCTACGACCCGATGGAGCAGCGGATCAACTTTATCGACCTGCACCGCTCATGCTACATGGATTATGTGCAGGATATCTCGGTGTTCATGGTCTCAAACTATCGCCTGCAGATTCTCGATGCTCCCCTGAGGCAAAGAATCATGAACCTGGCGAAGGATTTCTACCGTATAGCCAGAGACTATGCCGACAAGGTAGGCGACGAGACGTTTGAGTTGCGTCTGGCCCTCGGCCTGGCCCGCTCATTCGTTACTTCCACTCGTTTTATCCTGGACAAAACATTGGCTCGTAGTATGTTTTTGCGCTCCCGTTATCTGTTAGAGCAGGCGCTTGCCATTAACCCGAAAAAGGCCGGTAGTTTCAAGACACCGGTGAAGGAGATTTTCATTGGTTGA